One stretch of Zingiber officinale cultivar Zhangliang chromosome 6B, Zo_v1.1, whole genome shotgun sequence DNA includes these proteins:
- the LOC121991643 gene encoding uncharacterized protein LOC121991643 — MGIDESTGRLSHLKLEIRVDRLSNFNLDLSGDGAFVRYYVVSGKGRRIQVDTREVFPSLDAVWDEVATMECRGRVGEVLQPHVVVFELWRRRPRTTRTLFFSRSRLLGRAEVAWKEVLAAPEMTLRRCVGLGSLSSEWSSGVKPPGLLVEMKVEVNCAAASVEKQRIGRERCGCRDSGGFGNEEEMLLAAATLNAW, encoded by the coding sequence ATGGGGATCGACGAGTCCACTGGTCGTCTGTCTCATCTCAAACTCGAGATCAGAGTTGATCGACTGTCAAACTTCAACCTCGACCTTTCCGGCGACGGTGCCTTCGTCCGGTACTACGTCGTCTCAGGGAAGGGGCGGAGAATTCAGGTGGACACTCGAGAGGTTTTCCCATCTCTCGACGCGGTTTGGGACGAGGTCGCGACCATGGAGTGCCGGGGCCGCGTGGGGGAAGTGCTGCAGCCGCATGTGGTGGTGTTCGAGCTGTGGCGGCGGCGGCCGAGGACTACTAGGACTTTGTTTTTCTCCAGGTCGAGACTCCTGGGCAGGGCGGAGGTTGCTTGGAAGGAGGTGCTGGCCGCGCCGGAGATGACGTTGCGGCGATGTGTCGGGTTGGGATCGCTGAGTTCAGAGTGGAGCAGTGGAGTCAAACCGCCAGGGCTTTTGGTGGAGATGAAGGTGGAAGTGAACTGTGCGGCGGCGAGCGTTGAGAAGCAGAGGATTGGCAGGGAGAGATGTGGCTGCAGGGACTCTGGAGGATTTGGAAACGAGGAGGAGATGCTTTTGGCTGCAGCGACACTGAATGCATGGTAG